The Microcystis aeruginosa NIES-843 sequence TGGCTTTTGGCTGGGAAAATGACGCTAATTTAGGAAACCCTCATAACTCACCATTAAGATAACTGCTATAATTAGGGTCCGTGGTTTGACTCGGTGTCAAAAAAGTTTCAGCTAATTTAATTAAATTGGTTCGATTAATCTTCCCCTGGGGACTTTTTGGTATCTCTGGTAATTTTATCCAATGTTTCGGCAGTTTATAATTGACTAATTTATCCTTAATCAGGGATTGAATACTTGCCTGGCCTATCTGAGAGTTAACGGGTACATAAAAAGCCACAATTACCTGTCCCCATCGAGAATCTGGCAATCCTAAAACCACCACATCTTTAACTAAATCAGTTTGTCTAATGGCATTTTCTACCTCAAGAGGATAAACATTTTCTCCTCCGGTAATTATTTTTTGACTATCGCAACCAATGATATATAAATAACCACTTTTATCCAAATAACCTAAGTCATCGGTCTCGAAGTAGCTTGCTTGATTAAGATGGGGATAATAACCTAAAAATAAAGATTTAGCTTCAATAATAATTTTCTGGTTATCGGGATTAATTTTTATCTGAGCATGGGGTAATAGCTGTCCACTACTATTATTTCCTCGTCGAAAATCTTCTGGTTTAAGAGTGACAATTTGTGAGGCAGTTTCCGTCATTCCATAGGTGGGAGATAGGCAAATATTATATTCTCTAGCTTTTTCTAGTAAAGATGGCCAGGCAGGAGAACCTCCTAGTAAAACTGTTTTAAAATTGGCTAACCATCGAGGATCATTTTCTAGAAAAAATTGTAATTGACTGGGAACTAAGGAGATAAAATAATCTTGAAGATTGAGATTATTTACACGCTTTTCTTTGATTTTATGGTAAGGAATAACAGCAAAATCTCCCCCAGTTAAAAAACTTCTCAGAAACTGCATTAAACCACTAACATGATATAAGGGCAGTAGGCAAAAAGAGTTAACCTGCTTGACTTGAAAATATTCAGAAAAACCTTTGACAGAAGCAGTTAAAGTTAACCAGTTATGGATAGCAAAGCGAATTTTTCCCGAGGTTCCTCCCGTGGGTATCATCAGAGAATTAGTCAAAGGATTGACAGGAGGAGAATTATAGTTAAAAACCTTGATATTTTCGCCAAAAATATCATCGGGTTGCATCAGAGAGAAAACCTGTTGCCATTCGTTAGTTTTCCAGTCAGGATTAGCTAAAAATAGGCAACTTTTGACCCTGACGGCAGCCAAGAATATCGCTAAAAATTTAATGGGATTGACTTCAGCAAGCAGTATAGTTAATCGAGGATTATCTGCGGCGATAAATTGCTGAGAATAGGACTGATATAATTGATAAAATTTTTGGCTATTGTATCCATATAACCAATCTTTTTGACTGAGATATGCTAATTGTTTGCTGATGTCGTCCACAGTTTTTCCAACCAATCGGGGTCACTATTATTAAACCATTGTTGCACACCAAAACCTAAAGCTCGCTCCTTTTTGGGGTATTCTTGTGCTAGACGTAGAGCGGATTTTCTGCCGATATTAGTTTCTAAAACGGAGGAAAATACTAAATCTAAGGGATATTTTTTCCAGAGATTTCTTAACCCTTGTATTGAACCGGTAATAGCAGGTTTAATCACAAAAATTCCTCGCCATCCCCGTTGATAACATTCCTCTATTTGTCTAAGATTGGCCACCGATTCATCTAAAGCAATCCCCGTGGTAAAATCTTGACTTAATTGCAACATTTCTAACCATTGAGACGGGGGTAAAGGTTGTTCGATAAATTCAATTATTTTAGATTCATCGGCAATTTTTAACCAGATTTTACTGTCAGCAATACTTAATCCCCCATTGGCATCTAAACGCAATTTAATGTTCCTGGGTAATCGGGTAATTAATTTTTCAAATAGTTTTAACTCTTGTGGGAGAGAATTGACCGCAATTTTCCATTTATAAGTATTAGTTTGATTGGTGGCTAGAATATCATCCAGACAGGGAAATACTGCCGCACCGGTGGGTAATAAATAACTATAATTTCTCGGTTCTAATTCTCTTGATTTATTCTCGATACTTAAATCTTCTAAAGCTGATTCAAAGGCAAATTGACAAGCGGGAAATTGTTCAGGAATAGAAAAAATTGAATTTATTGATAGGGGATTTTCGAGACTTTGACAGAATAATATTGCTGCCGATAATGTTTCTGAACCAAATTCAGGTAAAGGAGCAATTTCTCCCCATCCAATACGTCCATCTTCCGCTTCTAAGCGAATAATAATTCCTTCCCTAATTTGCCAGAGTCCGTGATGGGTTTGTAGGGGATGCAGCAAAGGACGCTGATAAACACGAAATTGCCAGAAATACATGATTAACTATAAGTAGTCGTGAAAAATTAATTTTCTAGTTGAGATAGGAGACCTTTCAGTAATCAGTAATCAGTGAAAGGCTGCCGCTCAATTTTATAGAAATATCTATATCATATTTTGGGCTTGTAAGGAAGTAATCTCAATTAATTGTTAGATAGTGGGACAGGCTTCTGATTCTTTGTATTTTATCTTTAATTGTAACCAGCTACTTAGTCGATGATAGGTAGTGCGTTACTTCAATCATAGTCCATCACACAATCACAGTCGATGATAGGTAGTGCGTTACTTCAATCATAGTCCATCACACAATCACAGTCGATGATATACTTTAGACGTTCATAATCTGAGATTTATTAAACTTCTGAAATCGTAGAGTCAGCAAGGAATCCAGTTCTTTTTTATGTTTCAAATGGGCATCATTCAAACATTCATAAATGGCTGAAGAAAAGTCAGAAAAGTTTTCATAGTATTTACCATACAAACATTTCTTTTTGACAAATTTCCACAGCCTTTCAATTAAATTTAGATTAGGCGAATAAGACGGCAAATAGAGTAGCTCTATTGACAAAGAAAGAGCCAATTCTTCAACAATTTTACATTTTTGATAGCGGGCATTATCTAAGACTAGAGTGATGGGAATAGTTATTCCTAAAGCAGCTATTTTTGACCAGAGTTCACAGACTTGAGTTGCTGTAATATAAGTGTCATTCGTAACCAGAATAACTTCATGAGTTATTGCATTTAATGCTCCTAAAACATTGAAGCGTTTACGCCCGCTCGGTGACTTAACAAAAAGTCTCTCAAAACACCAAACAAAACCGAGAAATGCTCCCATGACGAAGTGAGCGGCATCAACAAAAAAAACAGCCCTTTTTCCTTCTTTAGCCTCATTTAGTCTGGGTTCTAGCTTTTTTTCTTTGTAGTCCTCTTGTTCATCTGGGTCAGCTTTAGAAGGAAGAGAACCTACTTTTAAACATTTCATTCCCATTGATTTTAAAAATTTTCTCACTTGGGTAAGACTTCGTTTTATTCCCGTTAATTCTTCTATCCTATATACAGCTTCATTTATTGTGGCTGGTGGATTTTTCTCGAAGTATTTTTTGAGCGTTTCTTTTTGAGACTCTAATTCACTTTTAGGGCGATAGAAGTTGATTTCTTTTAATTTTTCTATTCCGCCTTCTTCATAATCTCGAAGATAGGTTAATAAGGTATTTGGCGAGATTCCTGCTAACTGACAAATTTTTTTGTGCGGTATCTTTTGGCTCTTTAACCAGAGAACTTCCATCTTCAGTTGAACCCGGGGATGGGGATGATGAAATCTTTCATAATACAGTGAGTTCTTTTCTTCTTCCGTGAATTCTAGGTTAATCATGTTTTTAATGAGTGCTTTGCTTCTAATTATGACTCTTAAACTATATTATTGTCCTTGAGTAAAAAATGCAAGTTGTAGCCGTGCAAAGTATAGGTGGTGCGTTACGACGGATTGTCACCTTCCAGTCAAAGCAGCAATTTTTGGCCGTCTAACGCACCCTACTGGACTGTTTCAGCTAAAATAGGGCAATAGCTCGAACAAGCAGAGGACATCAATCATGGGAAGAGGTCGGCGAGATAAAGTCAATCTAACAGGGGAACAAAGAGAAAACCTCGAACAAATCAGTCGTAATGGCTATGCACCAGCTAAAAAAATTCTCCACGCTCGGATTTTGCTGATGTGTGACGAGGGAGAACAGGCGAAAAGGAAATGGACAGATGAAGAAATAGGCGAAGCTTTAGAAGTTCATAGAAATACAGTGGGACGTATTCGTCAAAGATTTCTTCAAAAAGGCGAAAAACCAGCATTAGAACGGAAATCGAGAAAAACTCCCCCCACTCCGGCAAAAGTTGATGGAGCCGCCGCCGCCCAAATCATTGCCCTGTGCTGTTCGGAGCCACCATCTGGCCGAGCCGAGTGGACAATCCGACTATTAACCTCGGAACTCAAACAAAGACAAATTATCACCGAGATTTCCAGTCCAACGGTGTGGCGTACTCTAAAAAAAACCAATTACGCCCTTGGAAAACCCAAAGATACTGTATTCCGGAACAGGATTTAGCCCGATTTGTTGCCCAGATGGAAGTTGTCCTTGACCTGTATGGCACTCAGCCATCGGAAGAAGAACCGTTAATCGCGATGGATGAAGCATCAAAGCAACTACTTGGAGAAGTTTACCCTCCGATACCCATGCAACCTGGACAAGATAAAAAAGAAGACTATCACTATAGTCGTGAAGGGGTTCAAGCCTTGTTCATGTTTTTTGACCCCCATCGAGGATGGAGACGGGTGAGTAACCGAGATAGTCGAACCCGAATAGATTGGGCAGAAGAAATTCGTCAATTATTGGATGTGGACTATCCAAAGGCTCGAAAAGTCAAGCTCGTCTGTGATAATCTCAACACTCATAACATAGCCTCGCTTTATGAAGCATTTCCAGCACCCGTTGCTCATCGTTTAGCTAGAAGACTGGAAATTTATTACACACCTCGTAATGGTAGCTGGTTAAATGTAGCCGAAACTGAACTAAGCGTCTTATCGAGGCAATGTTTAGATAGAAGGATTTCTAGCAAGGAAGAACTGAAAAGGGAGATAGAAACCTGGCAAAAAGAACGTAATCAGACTGCATCTACAGTAATATGGACGTTTACGACCAGCGATGCTAGGGTCAAGCTGAAACATCTTTATCCTGTGTTTGAGGAGGAGGAATCGGGAGAATCTATTGCACCAAATTAGCTGAAACAGTCCACTACAAGCTGTATTAAGATTAAACTAATACAAGTATATTAGATGCGGTAAGAGTGGGTTTGGAACTGAGAGTTGCAATTTGAATGGCTGCTAGTGTACCTGTCCCGTCCCCATCAAAGAATAGTCCTCCAGTGATTGTATTATAAATAAAGCGATTGCTGGCATTTAATGCAGTTGTTCCTAACACGAATTGAGCGGCTGTAATCGCCACTCCTGCGGCTAAACCACCGCCAAAACCCGCAGCAGAGACAGTAATTTTATCCCCCTGACTGGAGAGAAAATCGGTAATTGTGTCAATCCCTTGATTGGGGTTTTTGAAGGTGAAGCGATCGCCACCTGCACCCCCTGTTATGGTATCATTACCAGTACCACCAATCAAGGTATCATTTCCCGCACTTCCTGTAAGGGTATTTTTACCACTATTACCAGTGATAATGTTATTTAATGTGTTACCTGTCCCATTAATATTTGCGGTTCCCGTTAACGTGAGGTTTTCTAGGTTATTTCCCAGGGTATAAGTAACTGATGATTGAACAGTATCTGTCCCTTGGTTGGCATTTTCCGTAATGGTATCGGTAGTAGTATCAACTTGATAAGTATCATTCCCTAAACCACCGATGAGGGTATCAATTCCTGTTGCACCATTAAGAATATTGTTACCACTATTACCGGTGATAATGTTATTTAATGTGTTACCTGTCCCGTTAATATTTGCGGTTCCCGTTAACGTGAGGTTTTCTAGGTTATTTCCCAGGGTATAAGTAACTGATGATTGAACAGTATCTGTCCCTTGGTTGGCATTTTCCGTAATGGTATCGGTAGTAGTATCAACTTGATAAGTATCATTCCCTAAACCACCGATGAGGGTATCAATTCCTGTTGCACCATTAAGAATATTGTTACCACTATTACCGGTGATAATGTTATTTAATGTGTTACCTGTCCCGTTAATATTTGCGGTTCCCGTTAACGTGAGGTTTTCTAGGTTATTTCCCAGGGTATAAGTAACTGATGATTGAACAGTATCTGTCCCTTGGTTGGCATTTTCCGTAATGGTATCGGTAGTAGTATCAACTTGATAAGTATCATTCCCTAAACCACCGATGAGGGTATCAATTCCTGTTGCACCATTAAGAATATTGTTACCACTATTACCGGTGATAATGTTATTTAATGTGTTACCTGTCCCGTTAATATTTGCGGTTCCCGTTAACGTGAGGTTTTCTAGGTTATTTCCCAGGGTATAAGTAACTGATGATTGAACAGTATCTGTCCCTTGGTTGGCATTTTCCGTAATGGTATCGGTAGTAGTATCAACTTGATAAGTATCATTCCCTAAACCACCGATGAGGGTATCAATTCCTGTACCTCCATTAAGGATATTGTTACCACTATTACCGGTGATAATGTTATTAGCAGCGTTACCTGTCCCATTAATATTTGTAGTCCCAGTTAGGGTCAGATTTTCCACATTAGCGGGTAGGGTAGTGGTGACATTAGCGGTTAAGGTGTCGCTGATGGTGACAATTCCCTTGTTATTGGTAAGAGTTGCATTGATGGGATTACTGAGGTTAATGGCAAAAGTTTCGTTTGCCTCATTGAGGTTATCATTAAGGATGGGAATGGTAATAGTAGCAGTGGAAGTATTAGGTGCAATGGTGATAGTTCCGGTTTTGCTAGTGTAATCTACATTAGCGGTAGCGTTAATGGGTGCAGTGGTATAGTTGAAGGTAATTGGTTGTGAATTGGGGTTATCAACTGTGACGGTGAGGATGGCATTATTATCTTTACCTTCCACTACGGTGATATTATTGATGGAGAGTTTGGAGAAATCGTCATTAGTAATTGTCCCCGTCACTGCGGTGGCGGTCCCCACTGTATAACCAGTACCTGAAGCAAGAGTTAAAGCGACGGTTTCGTTATTTTCAACTGTAGTGTCAGCAGTGGGGTCAACTGTTACGGTAGCAGTGGATGAATTAGCAGCGAAGGTGACTGTATTGGTAGTCCCTGTACGAGTGTAGTCGGTATTGAGGGTAGCTGTCCCTCCGAGGGTGTAATTGACTGTTAAGGAATTAGTGGTTACTCCGCTACGAGTGAAGGTATAAACCAGATTTGTTGTCCCGTCTTCGTTAACACTTGCAGGGGAGACTGCTAAGCTAATAACGACAATTGTCCCTTGCTCTTCAAATGCACCAATATCTACTGTACCACCAAAGATGCGATTGAATCCTGTTCCTCGTTGATCAAAGGGAATTTGTTCGGTCGTGTCACCATCACCATCAATATCTTCGCTATCAACAAGAATAAGGCTATTGTTTCCTGCATTAATCGCCGGACTTCCTGCTAAAAGTGCATGGGTCAGAGTTAAACCCCCATAGTTAGCTAAAGGAGCAAGTCCAGGATTAGAATTAACAATATCAGTTCCTGTGCCAATCGTTCCTTTTGCACCAGTTAAATCACCGATAAGGTTGTAGTTATTGCCATTAAATATCGCACCAGATAACCCAGAAGAAAGTAAATCGAAACCATTAGTTGTATTATCTATATTTCCAGCAACAATTGTGTTTTTAAGAAAAAAGGTTGTACCAAGACTATAAATGCCGCCTCCACCGCGTCGTCCAACAAATTGAGTGTCAACGACAGTATTATTGGTAATTGTGCTATTAATCAAATTAAATGTGTCACCAGAAGAATATATGCCACCTCCAGCATAACTTGCATTATTGCCACTAACGGTTGTATTGATCAAAGCCATTGAAGTACCGTTGTTCGTTATGCCTCCACCATTTCCCGCACTATTACCACTAACAGTAGTATTGATCAGAGTCAGCGATCCAGCTACACTTGATATGCCACC is a genomic window containing:
- a CDS encoding o-succinylbenzoate synthase, producing the protein MYFWQFRVYQRPLLHPLQTHHGLWQIREGIIIRLEAEDGRIGWGEIAPLPEFGSETLSAAILFCQSLENPLSINSIFSIPEQFPACQFAFESALEDLSIENKSRELEPRNYSYLLPTGAAVFPCLDDILATNQTNTYKWKIAVNSLPQELKLFEKLITRLPRNIKLRLDANGGLSIADSKIWLKIADESKIIEFIEQPLPPSQWLEMLQLSQDFTTGIALDESVANLRQIEECYQRGWRGIFVIKPAITGSIQGLRNLWKKYPLDLVFSSVLETNIGRKSALRLAQEYPKKERALGFGVQQWFNNSDPDWLEKLWTTSANN
- a CDS encoding IS630 family transposase encodes the protein MINLEFTEEEKNSLYYERFHHPHPRVQLKMEVLWLKSQKIPHKKICQLAGISPNTLLTYLRDYEEGGIEKLKEINFYRPKSELESQKETLKKYFEKNPPATINEAVYRIEELTGIKRSLTQVRKFLKSMGMKCLKVGSLPSKADPDEQEDYKEKKLEPRLNEAKEGKRAVFFVDAAHFVMGAFLGFVWCFERLFVKSPSGRKRFNVLGALNAITHEVILVTNDTYITATQVCELWSKIAALGITIPITLVLDNARYQKCKIVEELALSLSIELLYLPSYSPNLNLIERLWKFVKKKCLYGKYYENFSDFSSAIYECLNDAHLKHKKELDSLLTLRFQKFNKSQIMNV
- a CDS encoding IS630-like element ISMae25 family transposase (programmed frameshift), encoding MGRGRRDKVNLTGEQRENLEQISRNGYAPAKKILHARILLMCDEGEQAKRKWTDEEIGEALEVHRNTVGRIRQRFLQKGEKPALERKSRKTPPTPAKVDGAAAAQIIALCCSEPPSGRAEWTIRLLTSELKQRQIITEISSPTVWRTPKKNQLRPWKTQRYCIPEQDLARFVAQMEVVLDLYGTQPSEEEPLIAMDEASKQLLGEVYPPIPMQPGQDKKEDYHYSREGVQALFMFFDPHRGWRRVSNRDSRTRIDWAEEIRQLLDVDYPKARKVKLVCDNLNTHNIASLYEAFPAPVAHRLARRLEIYYTPRNGSWLNVAETELSVLSRQCLDRRISSKEELKREIETWQKERNQTASTVIWTFTTSDARVKLKHLYPVFEEEESGESIAPN
- a CDS encoding beta strand repeat-containing protein, which encodes MTSTLLPILPAVDDVLFNFAQSDGFWVNLETAFGTSYDVVKATQLRQQWQSRNFSQLPPIEVLSDEVLGTANGAYSSSKNKIYLSASFLNTASSATIINVILEEIGHYVDAQINQVDSAGDEGEYFAALVRGVDLTTQEVARITTENDFANITITGNDVPVEKSAPTILTVNTTADQNDGNADNGLSLRDAILIANANPNTEYEIHLTGGLTYTLTSNGVNENEGKKGDLDIKSRNNVLYIGAFNGQKATIDASGLLNSDRVFHVLSGGALSLQNVVVTGGIISSSGAGISVNATGVLDLYNTTVSGNKALGSSSNGGGIQNRGFVYLRQGSVVSNNIASGSSFQEGGGVDNSGGTLIAINSTINNNQGGVYGGGISSVAGSLTLINTTVSGNSAGNGGGITNNGTSMALINTTVSGNNASYAGGGIYSSGDTFNLINSTITNNTVVDTQFVGRRGGGGIYSLGTTFFLKNTIVAGNIDNTTNGFDLLSSGLSGAIFNGNNYNLIGDLTGAKGTIGTGTDIVNSNPGLAPLANYGGLTLTHALLAGSPAINAGNNSLILVDSEDIDGDGDTTEQIPFDQRGTGFNRIFGGTVDIGAFEEQGTIVVISLAVSPASVNEDGTTNLVYTFTRSGVTTNSLTVNYTLGGTATLNTDYTRTGTTNTVTFAANSSTATVTVDPTADTTVENNETVALTLASGTGYTVGTATAVTGTITNDDFSKLSINNITVVEGKDNNAILTVTVDNPNSQPITFNYTTAPINATANVDYTSKTGTITIAPNTSTATITIPILNDNLNEANETFAINLSNPINATLTNNKGIVTISDTLTANVTTTLPANVENLTLTGTTNINGTGNAANNIITGNSGNNILNGGTGIDTLIGGLGNDTYQVDTTTDTITENANQGTDTVQSSVTYTLGNNLENLTLTGTANINGTGNTLNNIITGNSGNNILNGATGIDTLIGGLGNDTYQVDTTTDTITENANQGTDTVQSSVTYTLGNNLENLTLTGTANINGTGNTLNNIITGNSGNNILNGATGIDTLIGGLGNDTYQVDTTTDTITENANQGTDTVQSSVTYTLGNNLENLTLTGTANINGTGNTLNNIITGNSGNNILNGATGIDTLIGGLGNDTYQVDTTTDTITENANQGTDTVQSSVTYTLGNNLENLTLTGTANINGTGNTLNNIITGNSGKNTLTGSAGNDTLIGGTGNDTITGGAGGDRFTFKNPNQGIDTITDFLSSQGDKITVSAAGFGGGLAAGVAITAAQFVLGTTALNASNRFIYNTITGGLFFDGDGTGTLAAIQIATLSSKPTLTASNILVLV